One window of the Klebsiella oxytoca genome contains the following:
- a CDS encoding PLP-dependent aminotransferase family protein: MKKYQQLAQQITEQIGLGVWLPGDRLPSLREQVVSSGMSFMTVSHAYQLLESQGRIIARPQSGYYVAPQPIKQRQPEPPAQVTRDESVDINTYIFEVLQASRQASMLPFASAFPDPRLFPLPQLNRSLAQVSKTATAMSVIENLPPGNDDLRHAIARRYALQGMNISPDDIVITAGALEALNLSLQAVTEPGDWVVVENPCFYGALQALERLRLKALSVATDVKEGIDLAALEQALQNYPVKACWLMTNGQNPLGFTLSAEKKARLVALLARYNVMLIEDDVYSELYFGREKPLPAKSWDRDDRVLHCSSFSKCLVPGFRIGWVAAGKHARRIQQLQLMSTLSTSSPMQLALVDYLSTKRYDAHLRRLRRQLAERKQQAWQALLRHLPAEVKIHHSDSGYFLWLELPAGADAGELSARALAYNISIAPGKMFSTTASWTSFFRFNTAWGWGEKEEQGVKLLGKLIREMLA; the protein is encoded by the coding sequence ATGAAAAAGTACCAGCAGCTGGCGCAGCAGATTACCGAACAGATTGGGCTTGGGGTATGGTTACCCGGCGACAGGCTGCCCTCGCTGCGCGAACAGGTGGTGAGCAGCGGCATGAGTTTCATGACCGTCAGCCACGCTTATCAGCTGTTGGAGAGCCAGGGCCGGATTATCGCGCGCCCACAGTCCGGCTATTATGTCGCGCCGCAGCCGATCAAACAGCGCCAGCCTGAGCCGCCTGCGCAGGTGACGCGCGATGAATCGGTTGATATCAATACCTATATTTTCGAGGTGCTGCAGGCCAGCCGTCAGGCCTCCATGCTGCCATTTGCCTCTGCCTTCCCTGATCCACGTCTGTTCCCGCTGCCGCAGCTCAACCGCTCGCTGGCGCAGGTGAGCAAAACCGCTACCGCGATGAGCGTGATTGAAAACCTGCCGCCGGGGAACGATGACCTTCGTCACGCCATTGCCCGGCGCTACGCGCTGCAGGGGATGAATATCTCCCCGGACGACATCGTGATCACCGCCGGGGCGCTGGAGGCGCTGAATCTTAGCCTACAGGCCGTCACCGAACCTGGCGATTGGGTGGTCGTGGAAAATCCCTGCTTCTACGGAGCGCTGCAGGCGCTGGAAAGGCTGCGTCTGAAGGCATTGTCGGTAGCTACCGATGTTAAAGAAGGGATAGATCTTGCCGCGCTGGAGCAGGCGTTGCAGAACTATCCGGTTAAAGCCTGCTGGCTGATGACCAACGGGCAAAACCCGCTCGGCTTTACCCTCAGCGCGGAGAAAAAGGCACGGCTGGTCGCGCTGCTTGCGCGTTACAACGTGATGCTGATTGAAGATGACGTCTACAGCGAACTCTATTTTGGCCGCGAAAAACCGCTGCCGGCCAAATCCTGGGATCGTGACGACAGGGTGCTGCACTGTAGCTCTTTTTCCAAATGCCTGGTGCCCGGGTTTCGTATCGGCTGGGTGGCGGCGGGTAAGCACGCCCGGCGCATTCAGCAGCTACAGTTGATGAGCACTCTTTCCACCAGTTCGCCCATGCAGCTGGCGCTGGTGGATTACCTTTCGACCAAGCGCTACGACGCGCATTTACGCCGCTTGCGCCGTCAGCTTGCCGAACGCAAACAGCAGGCCTGGCAGGCGCTGCTGCGCCACCTTCCCGCAGAGGTAAAAATTCATCATAGCGATAGCGGCTATTTTCTCTGGCTCGAGCTGCCAGCCGGAGCCGATGCGGGGGAGCTGAGCGCCCGCGCGCTGGCCTATAACATCAGCATTGCCCCCGGAAAAATGTTCTCCACCACCGCCAGCTGGACTTCATTTTTCCGCTTTAATACCGCCTGGGGATGGGGCGAAAAAGAGGAGCAGGGGGTTAAGCTGTTGGGTAAGCTGATCCGCGAGATGCTGGCATAG